In Chlorobiota bacterium, the sequence AGGATCGCGTGCGGCTTACGCTGTACGGCCCGATGGGGAACCAAGTGGCCACCCTATTGGATGAAGTCCAGCAGAAAGGGACCTACGAGTATCACCTGAATGCCAAAGGCCTTCCCAGCGGCGTTTACACCTACCAGCTGCAAAGCGGTCCCTTCCGGAAAACGCGGCGGATGGTGGTGATGGAATAGCCCGGGGGATCAATGCCGGAAATGCCGCATCCCGGTCAGCATCATGGCGATGTTGTTGTTGTTGGCGGCATCAATCACCTCCTGATCCCGCACCGATCCTCCAGGCTGGATCACTGCGGTTGCCCCGGCCTGGACCGCCTCCAGCAATCCATCGGCAAAGGGGAAGAAGGCATCGCTGGCAACGGCGCAGCCGCGCAGGTCCAGCCCTGCGTTTTGGGCTTTCCGCGCCGCCGTAATCGCGCTGTCCACCCGCGACATCTGCCCTGCACCAATCCCCAGCGTTCGGTTCGGGGCGGCGTAAACAATCGCGTTCGATTTCACGTGCTTGGCAACGCGCCAGGCGTACATCATCGCTTGCGTTTCCGCTTCGGTGGGCTGGCGTTCGGTAACGGTGCGGAGCGCGTCGTCCTGGACCAACGCGTTGTCGCGGCTTTGCGCAAGCAGCCCTCCGGCAACGGTGCGAAGCTCGGGCGCTGCGCTGTTAAGTTCGGCGGACAAGGCTTGGTAATCGGCGGCTATCAGCCGGCGGTCCTTCTTTTTGCGAAGCCGTTCCAGCACCTCTTCTGGATACTCCGGCGCAATCACTACCTCCGTGAAAATCTCATTGATTGCCAGCGCGGCATCCATATCCAGCGGGCGATTCACCGCAACAATCCCGCCAAAGGCTGATGTTGTGTCGGTGGAGTAAGCGTTCTGCCATGCTTCCAGAATGGTTGCCCCGCTTCCCACGCCGCACGGGTTGTTGTGCTTCACAATCACCACGGTTGGCTCCTCGAACTCCATCACCAATTTCGCCGCTGCGTCAATGTCCAGGATGTTGTTGTAGCTCAGTTCTTTTCCGTGCAGCTGCTGGAAGATGGTGTGGAAGCCTCCGTACAGGGCCGCGGTTTGGTGGGGGTTCTCGCCGTAGCGAAGCGTTTGCGCAAGGGGAAGCCCAAGCGTTTGCGGCGTTTGCTGGTTTGTGGCGGCGGCGGGGGAGGCGGTTTGGCTGAAATATCCGGCGATCATGGCATCGTAGCGGGCGGTGTGTTGGAACGCTTCGTGGGCAAGCTCCAGCCGGGTTGCGTCGCTTAAGGCCATTCCGCTGTTGGTGAGTTCTTCGATAATCGGGCCGTACCGCTCCGGGTTGACGATGATTCCGGTGAAGCGATAATTTTTTGCCGAAGCCCGCACCATTGCCGGCCCACCGATATCAATCTGCTCGATAATCTC encodes:
- the purH gene encoding bifunctional phosphoribosylaminoimidazolecarboxamide formyltransferase/IMP cyclohydrolase; translated protein: MQTIARALLSVSDKTGIVELAAQLSQLGVELLSTGGTARTIREAGIAVKDVSEITGFPEIMDGRVKTLHPMVHGGLLARLDDPTHRAAMEQHGIQSIDLVVINLYPFERTASTPGATHDEIIEQIDIGGPAMVRASAKNYRFTGIIVNPERYGPIIEELTNSGMALSDATRLELAHEAFQHTARYDAMIAGYFSQTASPAAATNQQTPQTLGLPLAQTLRYGENPHQTAALYGGFHTIFQQLHGKELSYNNILDIDAAAKLVMEFEEPTVVIVKHNNPCGVGSGATILEAWQNAYSTDTTSAFGGIVAVNRPLDMDAALAINEIFTEVVIAPEYPEEVLERLRKKKDRRLIAADYQALSAELNSAAPELRTVAGGLLAQSRDNALVQDDALRTVTERQPTEAETQAMMYAWRVAKHVKSNAIVYAAPNRTLGIGAGQMSRVDSAITAARKAQNAGLDLRGCAVASDAFFPFADGLLEAVQAGATAVIQPGGSVRDQEVIDAANNNNIAMMLTGMRHFRH